The Chitinophagales bacterium genome contains a region encoding:
- a CDS encoding OmpA family protein, translating to MKKTISLFVLQFIFLFLIAQKEKKIVKELFNYNDSIIAYQNNIDIKLLYNIPDSLMQMSYKKLKKMGNNYKNEYAYTKAGKYFTAAVAKTKKSKKKSWAYYNGAIMLYKKKDYDHALQFFQLAKANNKKQKKYLDSDFYIGDIKLHFEDYNQAKKYLRDFNKKVGDKKDYAFLKSKALVLLRSCNFALDTIQTPSKYNLYEIPIFKSWHTKDGMDVRDKELVYTRKFDKDAENAKTIIHTIMPDNRGFDFSSSINYDEDAKGNPSFTEDGNTIYFSKCKVQNEELTDCNIYVSYLENGIWTKPEKLNENINEPNSNATQPQIVVDENGVELLYFVAEREKGRGGKDIWYAVKDENGNFGRAKNLGYPINTKFDDVAPFYHTQTHTLYFSTEGKEGYGGLDVFESTKVNDEFEEPVNMGKPVNSSFDDIDFMLDKKLQKGYIATNRYRTYNSNCCNNIYKVKTTDYEVYAMGNIYEETENTREKINNAVLFFKNAMLDSLDFELTIDSGFYYTEIAKKSIYNVTVSNDDFEDEEFLVSTMEINEEDTIYNDVFFRNRLNFSQRLYATVYYEFNQSDLTKEAPKTLEKVLTFLEENPDYNVAVKSHTDNSGSDSYNMSLSKRRGEAVVRYLEFYGVNRDRISSSWYGESKPKASNSTGKGMAQNRRTEFWVERK from the coding sequence ATGAAAAAGACCATATCTCTATTTGTTTTACAGTTTATTTTTCTGTTTTTAATAGCTCAAAAAGAAAAAAAAATAGTTAAAGAACTCTTTAATTACAACGACTCCATTATTGCTTATCAAAATAATATTGATATTAAATTGCTGTACAATATTCCCGATTCATTGATGCAAATGAGCTATAAAAAGCTAAAAAAAATGGGCAATAATTATAAAAATGAATATGCTTATACAAAAGCCGGTAAATATTTTACTGCAGCAGTTGCAAAAACTAAAAAAAGCAAGAAAAAATCATGGGCTTATTATAATGGGGCGATAATGCTGTATAAGAAAAAAGATTATGACCATGCTTTGCAGTTTTTTCAGTTAGCTAAAGCTAATAATAAAAAGCAAAAAAAATATTTGGATAGCGATTTTTACATTGGAGATATAAAATTGCATTTTGAAGATTATAATCAAGCTAAAAAGTACTTGAGAGATTTTAACAAAAAGGTAGGCGATAAAAAAGATTATGCTTTCTTAAAATCTAAAGCTTTGGTTTTATTGCGTTCTTGCAATTTTGCTTTAGATACCATTCAAACGCCTTCAAAATATAATTTGTACGAGATTCCAATTTTTAAAAGTTGGCATACCAAAGACGGCATGGACGTGAGAGATAAAGAGTTGGTTTATACCAGAAAATTTGATAAAGATGCTGAAAATGCTAAAACCATTATTCATACTATAATGCCCGATAATAGAGGATTTGATTTTTCAAGTAGTATAAATTATGATGAAGATGCTAAGGGAAATCCAAGTTTTACAGAAGATGGCAATACTATTTATTTTTCAAAATGTAAAGTGCAAAATGAGGAGTTGACAGACTGCAATATTTATGTTAGCTATTTAGAAAATGGAATTTGGACAAAACCGGAAAAATTAAACGAGAACATAAATGAACCCAACAGTAATGCTACGCAACCTCAAATAGTTGTAGATGAAAATGGTGTGGAATTATTATATTTTGTAGCGGAAAGAGAAAAAGGCAGAGGCGGGAAAGATATTTGGTATGCCGTAAAAGATGAAAACGGGAATTTTGGACGAGCTAAAAACTTAGGCTATCCTATAAATACAAAATTTGATGATGTGGCTCCTTTTTATCATACTCAAACTCATACGCTTTATTTTAGCACAGAAGGAAAAGAAGGCTATGGCGGTTTAGATGTTTTTGAGTCAACAAAAGTAAATGATGAATTTGAAGAGCCTGTAAATATGGGCAAGCCTGTTAATTCAAGTTTTGATGATATTGACTTTATGTTAGATAAAAAACTACAAAAAGGATATATAGCTACCAATAGATATAGGACGTATAATTCTAATTGCTGTAATAATATTTATAAAGTAAAAACAACTGATTATGAAGTGTATGCAATGGGAAATATTTATGAAGAAACAGAAAACACAAGAGAAAAAATAAACAATGCTGTTTTGTTTTTTAAAAATGCAATGTTAGATAGTTTAGATTTTGAATTAACAATAGATAGTGGGTTTTATTATACAGAAATAGCTAAAAAGTCAATTTATAATGTTACGGTTTCTAATGATGATTTTGAAGATGAGGAATTTTTAGTTTCTACAATGGAAATAAATGAGGAGGATACTATTTATAATGACGTTTTTTTTAGAAACCGATTAAATTTTTCGCAGCGGTTATATGCTACTGTTTATTATGAGTTTAATCAATCAGATTTAACCAAAGAAGCACCCAAAACCTTAGAGAAAGTATTGACATTTTTAGAAGAAAATCCCGATTATAATGTAGCAGTAAAATCTCATACAGATAATTCAGGTTCAGACAGTTATAATATGAGTTTGAGCAAAAGAAGGGGCGAAGCAGTGGTGCGATATTTGGAGTTTTATGGAGTGAATAGAGATAGAATTTCAAGCTCGTGGTATGGCGAATCAAAACCTAAAGCCAGTAACAGTACAGGCAAAGGCATGGCACAAAATAGACGAACAGAGTTTTGGGTGGAGCGGAAGTGA
- a CDS encoding bifunctional UDP-3-O-[3-hydroxymyristoyl] N-acetylglucosamine deacetylase/3-hydroxyacyl-ACP dehydratase produces the protein MNLYQQTIKNEVSLAGVGLHTGQEVTLTFKPAPAFHGVKFKRVDTAEQTIIPADCDLVISVERGTTLEKNGVKVATVEHLMAAVFGLQIDNLLIETNGVEIPILDGSSLPFIKALKQAGIVEQQEEREIFELNETISFKDAEKDVEMLAMPSSDYKVTALIDYQSKILGQQHSSLDKLEDFEKDFSEARTFCFLHELEYLYESGLIRGGDLNNAIVVVDKPVGDDELGKLRKIFNKPDVAVAEGILNNVDLRYPNEPARHKLLDVIGDLALIGTPVRANFIATKPGHKTNVEFAKKIKAAIKKQKKTPNVPTYDPNAEPVFDLPAIQKLLPHRSPFLLIDKIVSLTDKEVIGIKNVTFNEPFFQGHFPGNPVMPGVLQVEAMAQTGGILALNAVEDPDSEYDTYFLKINNCRFKHMVKPGDTLVLKLELLSPMRRGILEMKGTAFVGNKIATEAELMAKIQKRN, from the coding sequence ATGAATTTATATCAACAAACCATTAAAAACGAAGTTAGTTTAGCTGGTGTAGGCTTACATACAGGTCAAGAAGTTACACTAACTTTTAAGCCGGCTCCTGCTTTTCACGGAGTGAAATTTAAAAGAGTAGATACAGCAGAGCAAACTATTATTCCTGCCGATTGCGATTTAGTGATTTCTGTAGAAAGAGGTACAACTTTAGAGAAAAACGGTGTAAAAGTGGCTACTGTAGAACATCTTATGGCAGCAGTTTTTGGTTTGCAAATAGATAATTTATTAATAGAAACCAACGGAGTAGAAATTCCAATTTTAGATGGTAGTTCTTTGCCTTTTATAAAAGCATTAAAGCAAGCAGGTATAGTAGAACAGCAAGAAGAACGAGAAATTTTTGAGTTAAATGAAACTATTTCTTTTAAAGATGCAGAAAAAGATGTAGAAATGTTGGCTATGCCAAGTAGCGATTATAAAGTAACGGCTTTAATTGATTATCAATCTAAAATACTGGGGCAGCAACATTCTTCTTTAGATAAACTTGAAGATTTTGAAAAAGATTTTTCTGAAGCACGTACATTCTGCTTTTTGCATGAGTTGGAGTATTTGTATGAATCGGGGCTAATAAGAGGTGGCGATTTAAACAATGCCATAGTGGTAGTAGATAAACCCGTAGGAGATGATGAATTGGGAAAACTTAGAAAAATATTTAACAAACCGGATGTTGCCGTAGCCGAGGGAATACTAAATAATGTAGATTTACGCTATCCAAATGAGCCCGCTCGCCATAAATTATTAGATGTTATAGGCGATTTAGCATTGATAGGCACACCCGTTAGAGCCAATTTTATAGCCACAAAACCCGGACATAAAACCAATGTAGAGTTTGCTAAAAAAATAAAAGCTGCTATTAAAAAGCAAAAGAAAACACCTAATGTGCCTACTTACGACCCCAATGCCGAACCTGTTTTTGATTTGCCGGCTATTCAAAAATTATTACCTCACAGAAGTCCTTTTTTATTAATAGATAAAATAGTTAGTCTTACAGATAAGGAAGTGATAGGCATTAAAAATGTAACTTTTAATGAACCTTTTTTTCAAGGACATTTTCCGGGCAACCCAGTAATGCCGGGCGTGCTACAAGTGGAAGCCATGGCACAAACAGGAGGAATATTAGCCTTAAATGCTGTTGAAGATCCCGATAGTGAATATGATACTTATTTTTTAAAAATAAATAATTGTAGATTTAAACACATGGTTAAGCCGGGCGATACTTTAGTATTAAAACTTGAATTGCTAAGTCCTATGAGAAGAGGAATATTAGAAATGAAAGGAACAGCATTTGTAGGAAATAAAATTGCAACAGAAGCTGAATTAATGGCTAAAATTCAAAAAAGAAATTAA
- a CDS encoding LytTR family transcriptional regulator DNA-binding domain-containing protein, with amino-acid sequence MDVLIIANNEKSADYLENIIGKFSEFKDNIQVCIGLDDATTWLQDNDAPDIIFNVCDNEIEEYYKMYQYSDIHSALVFIASNDKHIQTSYLFNTLNFITDKPKLEDIKFCFDKYNTYFKDKSDINYVRDLQKLTKLISDRDKKFKKRFMVRVGNVFKYVTVTNIAYFYSHDRINYIVNIDGRKFPLDNTLDEVELMLNPVVFFRANRQFIININSISEIHPYFKGRVKLKLEPPQEGELIISAGKSRSFKDWLDE; translated from the coding sequence ATGGACGTATTAATTATAGCCAATAACGAAAAATCTGCCGATTATCTTGAAAATATAATAGGTAAGTTTAGCGAATTTAAAGACAATATTCAAGTATGTATAGGTTTAGATGATGCCACTACTTGGCTTCAAGATAATGACGCACCTGATATTATTTTTAATGTTTGCGATAATGAGATTGAAGAATACTACAAAATGTATCAATATTCAGATATTCATTCGGCATTGGTATTTATAGCTTCTAACGATAAGCATATACAAACTTCTTATTTATTTAATACCCTAAATTTTATAACGGACAAACCTAAACTTGAAGATATTAAGTTTTGTTTTGACAAATACAACACTTATTTTAAAGACAAAAGCGATATAAACTATGTTAGAGATTTGCAAAAGCTAACTAAACTTATTTCTGACAGAGATAAAAAGTTTAAAAAACGTTTTATGGTGCGTGTAGGCAATGTGTTTAAGTATGTAACGGTTACTAATATTGCTTATTTCTACTCGCACGATAGGATAAACTATATTGTAAATATTGACGGTAGAAAATTTCCATTAGATAATACTTTAGATGAAGTAGAACTGATGCTCAATCCTGTTGTATTTTTTAGAGCCAACAGGCAGTTTATTATAAACATCAACAGCATTAGCGAAATACATCCATACTTTAAAGGTAGGGTAAAACTAAAATTAGAGCCACCTCAAGAAGGCGAATTGATTATTAGTGCCGGAAAATCAAGAAGTTTTAAAGATTGGTTAGATGAGTAG
- a CDS encoding L,D-transpeptidase family protein encodes MKHYHLFLFLIIFSIACKNNKTTTSSPEKAQEEIKAREEFHSHEAIAFEDTLNLTLQHPFINDIRFNDIIIKEMVQFYKQNGYNTRWLYAERHVELFDSYLRMLYDSRNYGLNPETYAYSTLIKTEEDLYNKAEISNAEIVELDKQITASFLLFTKHLVQGRVVDPSFEKKIWKIDSLTVNSVELLLKLSDEENLYNLIASLQPQTEQYKKLKNKLSQLLKENSDNIAPIIIEDAKKFKVGYTDSNIVILREKIQAFGYDFKNDSALNVVDSNLIKALMQFQDDRGLNIDGVPGKNTLKYLNMSKDDVIDIIVLNMERMRWLNKDFGNEYIIVNIPAYKLNYFKNDSIIFSCKVIVGKEYNSTPIFMDYMEYLDFRPTWTVPSSIMTKEFIPKLRSNPNYYANRGFTLYENGVAISPSAVNWYNIAGRNLKFVEKPSEKNSLGLVKFIFPNNMNIYLHDTPTDYLFDRNERAFSHGCVRIEKPAELAYTVLQSNNKPWTMDEINEAMHTGDKPKRVLLDHELLVQLVYLTAYIDKNDKLIIRNDVYGHDTNQLKIIRDNYGIKYAMPLKKVS; translated from the coding sequence ATGAAGCACTACCATTTATTCTTATTCTTGATAATATTTTCTATTGCCTGTAAAAACAATAAAACAACTACTTCTTCGCCCGAAAAAGCACAAGAGGAAATAAAAGCCAGAGAAGAATTTCACTCTCATGAAGCTATTGCTTTTGAAGACACATTAAACTTAACGCTACAGCATCCTTTTATTAATGATATTCGCTTTAATGATATTATAATAAAGGAAATGGTGCAATTTTATAAACAAAATGGTTACAACACAAGATGGCTGTATGCAGAACGGCATGTAGAACTTTTTGATTCTTATTTGAGAATGCTTTACGATTCAAGAAATTATGGATTAAACCCCGAAACTTATGCTTATTCTACTTTAATTAAAACAGAAGAAGACTTATATAACAAAGCAGAAATTAGCAATGCAGAAATAGTTGAATTAGATAAGCAAATAACTGCATCTTTCTTATTGTTTACCAAGCACTTAGTGCAGGGTAGAGTAGTAGATCCTTCTTTTGAAAAAAAGATATGGAAAATAGATTCATTGACAGTTAATAGTGTTGAATTATTGTTAAAATTAAGCGATGAAGAAAATCTTTATAATTTAATTGCTTCATTGCAACCACAAACCGAGCAATACAAAAAATTAAAGAACAAACTGAGTCAGTTGTTAAAAGAAAATTCGGATAACATAGCACCTATAATTATAGAAGATGCCAAAAAGTTTAAAGTAGGCTACACCGACTCTAATATTGTAATATTAAGAGAAAAAATACAGGCTTTTGGTTACGATTTTAAAAATGATTCAGCATTAAATGTTGTTGACTCCAATTTAATAAAAGCATTAATGCAGTTTCAAGATGATAGAGGCTTAAATATAGACGGAGTACCGGGAAAAAATACTTTGAAATACTTAAATATGTCTAAAGATGATGTAATAGACATAATAGTACTTAACATGGAGCGTATGCGGTGGCTAAATAAAGATTTTGGCAATGAATATATTATTGTAAACATTCCGGCATATAAACTCAATTATTTTAAAAATGATTCCATTATATTTAGTTGCAAAGTTATTGTAGGAAAAGAATATAATTCTACGCCTATTTTTATGGATTATATGGAATATTTAGATTTTAGACCAACATGGACAGTGCCGAGCAGCATTATGACAAAAGAATTTATACCCAAATTGCGTTCTAATCCAAATTACTACGCCAATAGAGGTTTTACTTTATACGAAAATGGAGTAGCTATTAGCCCAAGTGCTGTAAATTGGTACAATATAGCCGGGCGGAATTTAAAATTTGTAGAAAAACCATCTGAAAAAAACTCACTGGGTTTGGTTAAGTTTATATTTCCAAATAATATGAATATTTATCTGCACGATACGCCAACAGATTATTTATTTGATAGAAATGAAAGAGCTTTTAGCCATGGCTGTGTAAGAATAGAAAAACCGGCAGAACTGGCTTACACGGTATTGCAAAGCAATAACAAACCATGGACAATGGATGAAATAAACGAAGCTATGCACACAGGAGATAAACCTAAAAGAGTACTGTTAGACCATGAATTATTAGTACAACTTGTGTATTTAACTGCTTATATAGATAAAAACGACAAACTTATAATAAGAAATGATGTGTATGGACACGATACTAACCAACTTAAAATAATAAGAGATAACTACGGCATTAAATATGCTATGCCATTAAAGAAAGTTAGTTAG
- the lpxA gene encoding acyl-ACP--UDP-N-acetylglucosamine O-acyltransferase, with the protein MHQPLSYVHPQAELADNVVVEPFVTIHKDVVIEEGTWIGPHVTIMQGARIGKNCKIFPGSVISAVPQDLKYKGEKTTVEIGDNVTIREFVTINKGTEYSGTTKIGSNTLLMAYVHIAHDCIIGDNVILANNTNLAGHVEIDDWAILGGSVNVQQFTKIGKHAFISGGGGVNKDVPPYVKAARLPVSYIGVNSVGMRRRGFDSKTINSILEIYRILFVRGYNTSNAMKIIEAEIEDSPEKDEITTFVRNSVRGVMKGFATNNDR; encoded by the coding sequence ATGCATCAGCCATTATCATACGTACATCCTCAAGCAGAACTTGCCGACAATGTTGTAGTAGAGCCTTTTGTAACTATTCATAAAGATGTAGTTATAGAAGAAGGAACATGGATAGGTCCTCATGTAACTATAATGCAAGGTGCCAGAATAGGCAAAAACTGTAAAATATTTCCCGGTTCTGTTATATCGGCAGTTCCTCAAGATTTAAAGTACAAAGGCGAAAAAACTACCGTAGAAATAGGCGATAATGTAACTATAAGAGAATTTGTAACCATAAATAAAGGAACAGAATATAGCGGTACTACTAAAATAGGCAGTAATACGCTTTTAATGGCTTATGTGCATATAGCCCACGATTGTATAATAGGCGATAACGTAATTTTGGCCAATAATACCAATTTAGCCGGACACGTAGAAATAGACGATTGGGCAATTCTAGGTGGCTCGGTAAATGTGCAACAGTTTACCAAAATAGGAAAACACGCTTTTATAAGTGGAGGAGGAGGTGTAAATAAAGATGTACCGCCTTACGTTAAAGCGGCCCGTTTGCCGGTTTCTTATATAGGTGTTAATTCTGTGGGAATGCGTAGAAGGGGTTTTGATTCAAAAACCATAAACTCCATATTAGAAATATACCGTATTTTGTTTGTGAGAGGCTACAATACCTCTAACGCTATGAAAATAATAGAAGCAGAAATAGAAGATTCTCCGGAAAAAGATGAAATAACCACCTTTGTAAGAAACTCTGTAAGAGGAGTTATGAAAGGTTTTGCCACTAATAATGACAGATAA
- the lpxD gene encoding UDP-3-O-(3-hydroxymyristoyl)glucosamine N-acyltransferase gives MQITAAELAHLLNAEIEGNPKALVNKLVKIEEADNESLCFIANPKYEHFAEHTNAGIVIIAKKFSAPKNKNTTYLKVDDPYSSFAILLDKFSSLQNQGKTGWEKPYFIHETAKVDKNTYLGAFVYVGKNANIAANVQIYPNTYIGDDCSIAEGSIIYSGVHLYNNTQVGKNTIIHSGVIIGSDGFGFAPQKDGSFKKVPQTGKVVIGNNVEIGANTVIDRATLGNTTIHNGVKLDNLVQIAHNVEIGENTVVAAQAGISGSTKLGKNVMVGGQVGFVGHITIADGTKINAQSGVSKSVDKKGSSLSGSPAENFRQHYKNIALTRQLSSMLERIEKLEQELRNK, from the coding sequence ATGCAAATTACCGCAGCAGAATTGGCACATCTACTTAATGCAGAAATTGAAGGCAATCCAAAGGCTTTAGTCAATAAATTAGTTAAAATAGAGGAAGCCGATAATGAATCTTTATGTTTTATAGCTAATCCTAAATACGAGCATTTTGCAGAGCATACCAATGCCGGAATTGTAATTATTGCTAAGAAGTTTTCAGCACCCAAAAATAAAAACACCACTTATCTTAAAGTTGACGATCCCTATAGTTCTTTTGCTATTTTGTTAGATAAATTTTCTTCTTTGCAAAATCAAGGTAAAACGGGTTGGGAAAAGCCTTACTTTATTCATGAAACCGCCAAAGTAGATAAAAACACATACTTAGGAGCTTTTGTGTATGTAGGAAAAAATGCAAACATAGCCGCTAACGTTCAAATTTACCCCAATACATACATAGGCGATGATTGTAGCATTGCAGAGGGAAGCATTATTTATTCGGGGGTACATTTATATAACAATACACAAGTAGGAAAAAATACCATTATTCATTCGGGAGTAATTATAGGCTCCGATGGTTTTGGTTTTGCTCCGCAAAAAGACGGTAGTTTTAAAAAAGTACCACAAACGGGAAAAGTGGTAATAGGAAATAATGTAGAAATAGGAGCTAATACCGTTATAGATAGAGCTACTTTAGGAAATACAACTATACACAATGGCGTAAAACTTGATAATTTAGTGCAAATAGCCCACAATGTAGAAATAGGAGAGAACACGGTTGTAGCTGCTCAGGCAGGAATATCGGGAAGTACAAAACTGGGCAAAAATGTAATGGTAGGAGGGCAAGTAGGTTTTGTGGGGCATATAACTATAGCCGATGGCACAAAAATAAATGCCCAAAGTGGCGTAAGCAAAAGTGTAGATAAAAAAGGAAGTTCATTGTCCGGTTCACCGGCAGAAAATTTCCGTCAGCATTATAAAAATATAGCATTAACACGTCAATTATCTTCCATGCTTGAACGTATAGAAAAATTGGAACAAGAATTGAGAAACAAGTAG
- a CDS encoding DUF4421 family protein, which translates to MSLIRVFIIVLFVGFSFWQKGNAQKQNMVDSNYIKVLPNHISITPSIFRKDNILNIKEKGAPRLSYSINSRLKLGLHVAWRWISFGFSINVPNAANEDKYGKTQTLDFRTNFLIKNKVLVDLQFATTKGMYLSNAENHIPEFSETVNVYPHYPNMRTFQFGLDVNYLFNSRKYSYKAAFGQNVVQLKTAGGFGVGGYLYLMSVNNDGVLYPEESEHNFNRLKGLNGVNVVSYGPEFGYAQNIVFKKHGLVGLLGLLGLGVSSFEEKALDGSSLRHTNFGSRFKFKGMIGYQGDMHSAGFSFRFHATATSYAKKIKGSTILGYTGVYYKIQFTTKKYRDK; encoded by the coding sequence ATGTCTTTAATTCGGGTATTCATAATAGTACTTTTTGTTGGTTTTAGCTTCTGGCAAAAAGGAAATGCTCAAAAACAGAACATGGTAGATAGCAACTATATAAAAGTGCTACCCAACCATATTTCTATAACTCCAAGTATTTTTAGAAAAGACAACATTTTAAACATAAAAGAAAAAGGAGCTCCGCGGCTTAGCTATAGCATTAATAGCAGGTTAAAATTAGGACTTCATGTGGCGTGGCGGTGGATTTCTTTTGGTTTTAGTATTAATGTTCCAAATGCTGCAAATGAAGATAAATACGGAAAAACTCAAACTTTAGATTTTAGAACTAACTTTTTAATAAAAAACAAAGTATTGGTAGATTTACAATTTGCCACCACCAAAGGAATGTATCTCTCTAATGCAGAAAATCATATTCCCGAGTTTTCAGAAACAGTTAATGTTTACCCGCATTATCCTAATATGCGTACTTTTCAGTTTGGTTTAGATGTAAACTACTTATTTAACAGTAGGAAATATTCATATAAAGCGGCTTTTGGGCAAAATGTGGTACAGTTAAAAACAGCAGGAGGTTTTGGTGTTGGCGGATACTTATATCTTATGTCGGTAAATAATGACGGTGTTTTATACCCCGAAGAAAGCGAGCATAATTTTAATCGCTTAAAAGGATTAAATGGTGTGAATGTAGTTTCTTATGGTCCGGAGTTTGGCTATGCACAAAACATAGTATTTAAAAAGCACGGTTTAGTTGGTTTGTTAGGTTTGTTAGGCTTGGGCGTTAGTTCTTTTGAAGAAAAAGCATTAGATGGCAGTAGTTTACGGCATACAAATTTTGGTTCACGATTTAAGTTTAAAGGCATGATAGGCTATCAAGGAGATATGCACAGTGCGGGATTTTCGTTTAGATTTCATGCTACGGCAACCAGTTACGCAAAGAAAATAAAAGGTTCAACAATACTTGGCTATACAGGCGTATATTACAAAATTCAGTTTACTACAAAGAAGTATAGGGATAAATAG
- the fabD gene encoding ACP S-malonyltransferase — protein sequence MKKAYVFPGQGSQFVGMAKDLYEANPETVQPYFDKAKEILGFDIQKIMFEGTEEDLLQTSVTQPAIFLHSVIQSSLLESFDAQAVAGHSLGEFSALVAAKVLSFEDGLELVKARANAMQKACNEQESGMAAIIALSDEEVEKICSKINGVVVPANYNTVGQVVISGEMAAIDEAIEKFKEAGARMAIKLKVNGAFHSPLMKSAEEELANKINEVVFNKPVCPIYQNVSAKAETDLQNIKQNLIKQLTAPVKWTQTIVNMKADGFTEFDEIGPGKVLTGLIRKIK from the coding sequence ATGAAAAAAGCATACGTATTTCCAGGGCAAGGAAGTCAATTTGTAGGAATGGCTAAAGATTTATATGAGGCTAATCCTGAAACTGTACAGCCCTATTTTGATAAAGCTAAAGAAATTCTTGGTTTTGATATTCAAAAAATAATGTTTGAAGGTACAGAAGAAGATTTATTGCAAACCAGCGTTACTCAACCTGCTATTTTTTTACATTCTGTAATACAAAGCAGTTTATTAGAAAGCTTTGATGCACAGGCTGTTGCAGGACATTCTTTAGGGGAATTTTCAGCTTTAGTAGCTGCAAAAGTGCTTAGTTTTGAAGATGGCTTAGAATTAGTAAAAGCAAGAGCCAATGCCATGCAAAAAGCCTGCAACGAACAAGAAAGCGGTATGGCTGCCATTATAGCTTTAAGTGATGAAGAAGTAGAAAAGATTTGTAGTAAAATAAATGGAGTAGTAGTGCCTGCCAATTATAATACCGTTGGTCAAGTAGTTATTTCCGGAGAAATGGCGGCAATAGATGAAGCTATAGAAAAATTTAAAGAGGCAGGAGCACGAATGGCTATAAAACTTAAAGTAAATGGAGCGTTCCATTCGCCATTAATGAAAAGTGCAGAAGAAGAACTGGCAAATAAAATTAATGAAGTGGTGTTTAATAAACCTGTGTGTCCTATTTACCAAAATGTTAGTGCCAAAGCAGAAACAGATTTACAGAATATAAAGCAAAATTTAATAAAACAGCTTACCGCACCTGTAAAATGGACGCAAACTATAGTAAATATGAAAGCCGATGGTTTTACAGAATTTGATGAAATAGGACCAGGTAAAGTACTTACCGGCTTAATAAGGAAAATAAAATAA
- a CDS encoding ATP-binding cassette domain-containing protein — protein sequence MQITLQNIAKKYKSQWIFRNVNYIFEKGKKYAILGENGSGKSTLLKIISGQTTPNKGTVSYFSDTKIEIEDVHKKLSYCAPYIDLIEELTFAEIVAFVAKFKSFTTTFDVHTLQKQFNFSENKWIKDYSSGMKQRVKLILALYLDVDLILLDEPTSNLDEEGVQWFLKTINEIDKNKTIIIASNIKREYDFCDEVIKISDYR from the coding sequence ATGCAAATAACCCTACAAAATATAGCTAAAAAGTATAAAAGTCAATGGATTTTTAGAAATGTAAATTACATTTTTGAAAAAGGGAAAAAGTATGCCATACTTGGCGAAAATGGCTCGGGAAAATCTACATTGCTTAAAATTATTTCGGGGCAAACTACGCCCAATAAAGGCACTGTAAGCTATTTTTCTGATACTAAAATAGAGATAGAAGATGTACACAAAAAGCTGAGCTACTGTGCTCCATATATTGATTTAATAGAAGAATTAACCTTTGCCGAAATTGTTGCATTTGTAGCTAAGTTTAAATCTTTTACAACAACATTTGATGTCCATACACTTCAAAAACAGTTTAATTTTTCGGAAAATAAATGGATAAAAGACTACAGTTCGGGCATGAAACAGCGTGTTAAGCTTATTTTAGCTTTGTATTTAGATGTAGATTTAATACTTTTGGATGAACCTACCAGCAATTTAGATGAAGAAGGTGTGCAGTGGTTTTTAAAAACAATAAATGAAATTGATAAAAATAAAACAATAATTATTGCTTCTAATATTAAAAGAGAATATGATTTTTGTGATGAAGTAATTAAAATATCGGATTATAGATAG